A window of Nitrososphaerota archaeon contains these coding sequences:
- a CDS encoding DUF1512 domain-containing protein, giving the protein MFIIPLFSLPGDGSLDNPIMYIIFYAPILLFFFYGQRIQSWMMLSEVSRSLNRLKNMKEKTRKETLEYIKNVLKPEGDPTERIDQFLEYFTIMPVETDPTGIMGKIEHIMVTRDERVREEVRAIGPKADPVQISTAENLLEITTTLNLIYKIVRHFYLMGKRTSSIYVLAQLQMLMPLILQEAEALNSAVDAFKQQQPIGDGIGAMVAAKFMLNTEKKTIARDTVYSQTDYNGRTLYLVKAEGPGGNVGQPGVALERLVNDLGVKANTIIMIDAALKLEGEKTGEIAEGIGAAIGGIGVDRFQIEEVATKNKIPLYAVVIKQSIIEAISVMRKEIAETTDRVIKRIDRIIEEKTKKGDTVIIVGVGNTFGVGQ; this is encoded by the coding sequence ATGTTCATCATACCGTTATTCAGTCTACCGGGGGACGGCTCATTAGACAACCCGATAATGTACATTATATTCTACGCTCCGATCCTGCTATTCTTCTTCTACGGACAGAGGATTCAGTCATGGATGATGCTGAGCGAAGTCTCACGCTCCTTGAATCGTCTGAAGAACATGAAGGAGAAGACTAGGAAGGAGACACTGGAGTATATCAAGAATGTTCTAAAACCTGAAGGTGATCCTACTGAGAGGATCGACCAGTTCCTAGAGTACTTCACCATCATGCCGGTTGAGACTGATCCTACAGGTATCATGGGCAAAATCGAGCACATTATGGTTACCAGAGATGAACGTGTCCGTGAAGAGGTACGAGCCATCGGCCCCAAGGCTGATCCAGTTCAAATCAGCACGGCTGAGAACCTATTAGAGATTACAACCACTCTAAACCTCATTTACAAAATTGTGAGACACTTCTACCTGATGGGTAAGAGAACCAGCAGCATCTATGTGCTGGCGCAGCTCCAGATGCTGATGCCCCTCATACTTCAAGAGGCTGAAGCTTTGAACAGCGCTGTTGACGCATTCAAGCAGCAGCAGCCTATCGGCGACGGCATCGGAGCAATGGTCGCAGCCAAATTCATGCTGAACACCGAGAAAAAGACGATTGCGCGAGACACCGTTTACAGCCAGACCGATTACAACGGACGCACCCTTTACCTTGTCAAGGCTGAGGGACCCGGTGGAAACGTCGGTCAACCAGGCGTAGCTCTGGAGAGGCTTGTAAACGACTTGGGTGTGAAGGCCAATACAATCATCATGATTGACGCAGCCCTCAAACTTGAAGGCGAGAAGACCGGAGAGATAGCTGAGGGTATTGGTGCGGCAATAGGCGGAATCGGTGTAGACAGGTTCCAGATCGAGGAGGTCGCGACCAAAAACAAGATCCCACTCTACGCGGTAGTGATCAAGCAGTCAATCATCGAGGCCATCTCTGTGATGAGGAAGGAGATAGCTGAGACAACTGACCGCGTCATAAAACGCATCGACCGCATCATAGAAGAGAAGACGAAAAAAGGCGACACCGTAATAATAGTAGGTGTAGGAAACACATTCGGAGTTGGACAGTAA